The region CAAAATCGATGAAGAAACCACTTTTGAATATGAAGTGACACATCCAAGATGGGAACAATTGGAAGTTTTAAATCATCGAATCGATATTGATTTCGAGAAAAATTACGGGAGTGATTTTAGATTTCTTCAAACTCAAAAACCAACTTCTGTTTTTCTGGCTAAAGGATCAAAAATTACAGTGAAGAATAAAAGAAAAATTGAACTGATTCCGATTCAAGAGGAATTATACGCATAAAACTATTCATCTTTAAAACCAAAAATCATGAAAACGTTAGAAAACCAAACCTTACTTTATGATGAAGATTGTCCGCTTTGCAGTTTGTACACGACTGGATTTGTAAAAAGTGGCATGCTTGATGAAAACGGAAGAAAATCGTATTGCCAATTATCTGAAGAAGAGCAAAGTTTTGTGGATTTAAAACGTGCTCCAAACGAAATTGCTTTGGTTGATAATAAAACCAAAACCGTTACATATGGAGTAGATAGTTTAATAAAAGTCATTGGTTTTTCATTTCCTTTAATTGAAAAAATCGCAACGCTTAAACCTATTCATTTTATCCTGAAAAAAATATACTCTTTCGTTTCTTATAACCGAAAAGTAATTATTCCGGGAAATGTAAAAGTAGAAAACAAATTACAATGCACGCCCGATTTCAATTACAAATACCGATTACTTTTTATCGGATTTGCATTAACCATAACAACTTTAATTCTTTTTGGTTATTCTAATTTGATTCCGAGTTTACCAAAAAGCAGTATCACGAGAGAAATTATTCTGGCATTTGGACAAATTGTTTTTCAAAGTTTATTCCTTTTAAAATTTGACAAACAAACAATCCTGAATTACGCAGGAAATATAATGACCGTTTCTTTGATGGGAAGTTTAATTTTAAGTCCAATGTTGATTGTAAGCAGATTTGTTTCTCTTCCAGAAATAATTGTTTTGGGTTGGTTTGGAGTAACGGTTTTAATCATGTTTTTGGAACATTTTAGAAGAGTGAAAATTTTAAAACTTCCTTTTTACTTATCTTACACTTGGATTCTTTATCGAATTCTTGCTTTGATTTTAATTATAAATTAAAGTTGCCACGAATTACACTAATTTCCACTAATTTTTTCTAGCGTTTTGCTAAATAGGAATTCGTGAAAATTCGTGGAATTCGTGGCAAAAAAAACACAATCATGAACAAACTCGTAATAGCATCTGGAACCGGTTTTCTCGGACAAATTTTAGTCAATCATTTCAAAAATAAATTTGAAAAAATTGTAATCCTAACTCGCGGAAAATCTCAGACAATTGACGGAATAAAATATGTAAACTGGAACGCCAGAACTTTTACCGGTTGGGAAAAGGAATTAGAAAATGCAACAGTTTTAATTAATCTTGCCGGAAAATCTGTCGATTGCCGTTACACGAAAGAGAATAAAAAAGAAATTCTTTGGTCAAGAATTGACAGTACAAAAATCCTGAATAAAGCAGTTTTGAATTGTAAAAATCCACCACAACATTGGCTGAATTCCTCAACGGCAACTATTTATCGTTTTTCTTTAGACAAACAAATGGATGAAATTGATGGCGAAATCGGAAATGATTTTTCTATAAATGTGGCGCTTTCCTGGGAAAAAGCATTCTTTAAAACCGAAACTCCAAAGACAATGAAAACGGCTTTACGAAC is a window of Flavobacterium crocinum DNA encoding:
- a CDS encoding thiol-disulfide oxidoreductase DCC family protein, producing the protein MKTLENQTLLYDEDCPLCSLYTTGFVKSGMLDENGRKSYCQLSEEEQSFVDLKRAPNEIALVDNKTKTVTYGVDSLIKVIGFSFPLIEKIATLKPIHFILKKIYSFVSYNRKVIIPGNVKVENKLQCTPDFNYKYRLLFIGFALTITTLILFGYSNLIPSLPKSSITREIILAFGQIVFQSLFLLKFDKQTILNYAGNIMTVSLMGSLILSPMLIVSRFVSLPEIIVLGWFGVTVLIMFLEHFRRVKILKLPFYLSYTWILYRILALILIIN
- a CDS encoding TIGR01777 family oxidoreductase; its protein translation is MNKLVIASGTGFLGQILVNHFKNKFEKIVILTRGKSQTIDGIKYVNWNARTFTGWEKELENATVLINLAGKSVDCRYTKENKKEILWSRIDSTKILNKAVLNCKNPPQHWLNSSTATIYRFSLDKQMDEIDGEIGNDFSINVALSWEKAFFKTETPKTMKTALRTSIVLGKNGGAFIPLKTLAKIGFGGKQGKGNQFVSWIHEDDFASAVDFIIQKEMTGVINIVSPTPIRNAVFMQKLRKIVGFPFGIPMTKFFLEIGSFFIRTETELVLKSRNVIPKRLLENGFRFKFGDIDEAFENLLH